DNA sequence from the Fibrobacter sp. genome:
CATAGAGGGAGCTGCGGAGGCCTTCGATCAAGAGAGACACGTAGTCACGGCCCAGGTGGTCGGTACCCAGCAGGTGATCGCCGCTGGAGCCCGCATAGGGCCCAGCCACGATGTCACGAGCGTTGATGTCCACATGGTAGAACATGGGGCCAAACAGCGCAATCAACAGGGTAATAATGAAGATAGAGATACCGATGACAAACATCGGGGACTTGAGAAGGTTTCTTAATAGTTTTCCCATGATTACTTACCTCCCATCTGGAGACCGGCCTTGACACGGGGGTCAAACACCGCAATCAAAACGTCAACGGCAAAGTTAGCCACGAGCACGCAGGTCGAAATCATCAAGGTACAACCCTGAATGGTTGCGTAGTCGTTCTGCTGGATAGCGGTAAGCATCGCCATACCGAGACCCGGGTAAGAGAAAATCATTTCGGTAATGAGGGCGCCGCCCACCATGGTACCGAGGCTCTGGGCAAGGCCGGTGAGCTGCGGAAGCATGGCGTTACGGAACACGTAGCTGATAATCTTGCCTTCGCGAAGTCCAAGCCACTTGGCGTACTTCATGTAGTCGGTACCCAGTTCGTAGATGGACATGGAACGCATACCCGTTGCCTGACCCGAAAGCAGAATCGGGAACACCGAGAAGAAGGGCAGAATGTAGTACCAGCCCACACTCTTGATGCAACCCCAGGAGAAGCTCAGCTCCGTAATGTCGGGGCTGTAGGCGCCCATGGCAGGGAACCAACCGAGAGTGATGGAGAAGAGCGCCACCAAGAGCATACCGAACACGAAGAAGGGAATGCCGTTCAGGAACATGGCGCAGGGGAAGAACACCTTGTCGAAGATGCCGCGCTTGTAGGCAGCGAAAGCACCGAGAAGGTTACCGATAATCCAGCCGAGGATAATGGTGGGAGCCTGGATAAGGAGCGTCCAAGGAACGGATTCCTTGATGATGTCCACCACCGGCTTCGGATACTGGCTGTAAGAGATACCCAGGTCACCCTTGAATACGTTCTTGATATAGACCAGGAACTGGGAGAATCCAGAAGCAAGGCGAGGGTCGGCCTTCTTGACCACTTCGTCCACCATGACGGTGTCCTGGCGTTCGGCCTGGTACTGTTCCATCACGGGAACCTGTTCCACCTTGGCCACCTTCTTCTTGGTCTTCGGGTCCTTTTCCATGACCGGCTTGCCCTTTTCGTCGAGCACCGGCTTTTCTTCGAACACCGGGTTACCCTCGGCGTCCACCACCTGGCGCTCCAGCATCTTGGGCGTGCCGTCTTCGTTCACTTCCTTGACGGTCTTCAGCACGGGGGCGCCGTTTTCGTCCAGCTTTGCCACCTTGACCGTCTTCATCTGGCCGTTGGCATCCACCTCGGGGTCGTAGATCACGTTACCCTGGTCGTCCAGCTCGGCCATACCGAAAGCCTTGAGCAGGCCTTCTTTCTTGAGCTTGGCTTCTTCGGGCGAAAGGCCCTGGGCGGCCTTACCCATAATGATGTCCACAGGGTTGTTCTCACCCATACGGGGCAACGTAAAGTTAATCGCCACGGCGACAACAAACGTCAAGAGATACCAGAATCCCTTCTGCAGGACATAGCGCAACATTGGATATTGTTTAAGCATTTGTCGTCCTTTTATTTAGCAAGCTTGAGGTTCCAAAGAATCTTGGTGCCGGAGGCAATCCACGGGAGCTGCGGCGGAGCGTAGGGGTTTTCGGCAGTGGGCCAGTTGGTCCATACGCGGTCGCTGAATTCGTAGAACTGTTCGGGCAGGTAAACCAGCGGAATGGAGGGCTGGTCTTCCATGAAAATCTTGTTGAGTTCGCGGTAAGCCTTCGCGATTTCTTCGGGGTCGGTCATCAGCGGGATTGCAGACATCAACTGGTCCACTTCGGGGCGGAATTCAGGAGTGCCCGGCTGGTTGTAACGGCCGATGTTGGTACCGGCCCAGGCGCCAAGAGGCTGCCAGTCGCGGCTGGACATGACTTCATTGAAACGGCTCCACGGCAGAGACGGAGACACGTCGGCAGAGGGCTTGTCCATGAGCAGGTCGAAGTTACCCGTACCCTTGGCAGGCCAGTACTGACCGCCATCTACAAAGCCTTCACGCACGTCGATACCGGCCTTACGCATGCCTTCTACGGCGATGGTCACCATGGCTTCCCAGTCGGTCCAACCGGCAGGGCTCGTGATGAACAGCGTGGGGAGCTTTTCGCCCTTGGCGTTTTCCATGTGGTCAAGAGTTCCATCGCTCTTCCATACAGACTTGAAGCCCGCTTCGGAAAGCATCTGCTTCACGGTGCTCAAGCGTTCGTTCTCGTCGGTAATGGCGAGGTTCACGCCGTACTTCTGGGCGTCTTCTTCATTGATGTACTTGCCTTCAAGACCGGTAGGCATAATCAGGCCCGGCTTCAAGGTAGAGGTGTAGTTGGAAACGGCGAACTGGCGGATAGCGGTGTAGTCGATAGCCGTTGCCAGAGCCCTACGGAAACGCTTGTCGTTGAGCGGTTCCTTCATGGTGTTGATCATGAGCATGGGCATGGCGCCAGGTGCAAAGTAAGGCGGTTCGTTGAACCAGGTATGCACGCCGCGCTTGCGCCAAATGCGGGTCACGAAGCTCATGGAAGCATCGAGGTTACCCGTGGTGAGAGCGATGGTGTTAGCATCGTTGCTCTTGTAAATGGGGTGAACCACGTACTTAGGAGCGGGGAGCTTGCCGTCGTGGAGGGCGGCATTACCCCAGTAGTCGTCACGACGCTGCAAGATAATCTTGTTGGGGTCGGCGGACATGATATTGTAGGGGCCAGAAACCACCGGGTTCTTGTCCATGGTGAGTTTCTTGACTTCGTCGAGACCCTTTTCGGCAATCAGCGGCTCGAACACGTGGGCCGGAGCGATACGGATTGCCTGGAGCAGGTCGCGCACAGACAGCGGGTTGTTCCTCTGGGCCTTGTTCACGATAAAGGCCAGACGTTCGCCAATCATCTTGCGTTCGGCGGTGGAGTCCTCGGATGCCGGTTCGGCGTAAAGGGTGTCCACATGAATGTCGGAAATCTGTTCGGAGGTATTGATGGAACCCTTGGTGAAAATGAACTTCACGTCGTTGGAGTTCACCTGCACCCCGTCGCTCCACTTGGCAGCGGGGTTCAGGGTAACCACGATGCTGTCGTTATTGGAGAGGTCTTCGTCCAGGTGTCCCAGAAGGTCCTCGATCTGGCCGTTCAAGGTGTTATAGGTAATAAGCGGTTCGTAAACCAGGTTAAAACGACCACCCACGGGCCAGGCAGCCATCCAGCTTTCGGCAAGGGGGTTGAATGTCGCGGGAGCGCCCCATTGCTGACCGGACAGGTAGAGCGTCTCCTGGCGAGGAAGCGCACCTTCGACCTGGTCACTTCCACAACCCGAAAAGACGATACCACTTGCCGAGAGAGCCAAAAGCATCTTGGCAGTAGATTTCATAGCAATCATTATATCCTCATTTTATATAGCCAAAAACGGCATCGATGAAAATCGTTTTTTAATCTAGTTTATTTATGGCCAAAAATTCACGGCAAAAAAAATTTTTCTGTTTACAAGGCGTTGAGCGTCGGGGTGTTGGAAACGTTTGTTTAAGAATGTTTACAAAATAGTGCAACCTCAAACCCCTAAATCCTAACCCCTAGATCCTAGTCCCTAAATCCTATCCCCTATTTACTATCTTGTGCCCAAAACGGAGTTTATATGGCAGCACTCATCCTGGACGGCAAGGCACTCGCCAAGACCACTGAAGAAGAACTCAGCGCCCGCGTGGCGAAACTCAAGGAAAAAACGGGCAAGACCCCGATACTCGCCACCATCCTGGTGGGCGACGACCCGGCCAGCGCCACGTATGTGAAGATGAAGGGCAACGCCTGCGCCCGGGTGGGCATGGAAAGCATCCGCGTGGTGCTCCCCAAGAACACCACCACCGAAGAACTCCTCAACAAAATCCAAGAACTGAACGAGAACCGCGACGTGCACGGAATTCTTTTGCAGCACCCGGTCCCGCGCCACATTGACGAACGCGCCGCATTCGAAGCCATTGACGCCCGCAAGGACGTGGACGGCGTGACCTGCCTGGGCTTTGGCCGTATGGCCATGGGCGAACCCGCATATGGATGCGCAACGCCGGCCGGCATCATGCGTCTCTTGAAGGCATACAACATCCCGCTCGCGGGCAAGCACGCCGTCGTGGTGGGCCGTAGCGCGATTCTTGGCAAGCCCATGGCCATGATGCTCCTGAACGCAGACTGCACCGTGACCATCTGCCACAGCAAGACTGAAAACCTCCCCGAATTTGTGGGTCAGGCCGACATCCTGGTGGGTGCAGTCGGCAAGCCCGAGTTCATCAAGAAGGAATGGATCAAGCAGGGTGCCGTCGTGGTGGATGCCGGCTACCATCCGGGTGGCGTGGGTGATATCGAGAAAGGTCTCGACGACGTGGCCAGCGCGTATACTCCGGTTCCTGGCGGCGTGGGCCCCATGACCATCAACACCCTCATCTACCAGAGCGTGGAATCCGGCGAGAAATACTTAGGGTAGGAGTTACGCCCTACGGGCTAGTTCTGAGTTACTAGTTACTAGAATTTCAAGAAACAAAAAGCTACAAGAACCAGCGAACTAGTAACTAGCCCGAAGGGCAAAGTAACTATCAACTATTAACTGCGCCGCAGGCGCTACCGTCTGGAGCGTTCCAGCTCCACCGCATCCGTTTCGGGAGAATTGGGCGAAAGCATTCCCTTCACCATGTCGCCTACAAATTCTGCACCGACACCAATTACAGTCCCGATGGTGGAATCGTTAGAAAATTGACGGCTATCCATAGAGGCGGTCGCTCCGGCAAGTGCCGAATTCTTACCTGAATCCGCAGCGTCCACATAGACCATGGGCGCCGATTTTTCTTTCAAGAGAATCGAATCGGTACCAGATGAAGCAGGCTTAGGCATCAGTTGGCAGAAACCAGCCGAAATGAACAAAAGAATAATGAAAATAGCCCGCATCATCGCGGGCCAAATATAACAATTTCAGTTCAGACAAGCTATCACTTGCGGACCTGGACACTCCTTGTAGAGGAACCATTTCCATAACGCAGCACGTATGTCCCCTTAGAAAGTCCCCTACTGGCGGTGCTCCACAGGTTTTGCACGCCACCCTGGGCAGAAACAGTTCCGGACTTGAGCAAGTGACCATTTATGTCAAAAACTTGGTACTGGACAGGGCCCGACAAGGAATTCAACCGCAGGTTTTTCGCCACGGGAATCACTTCCGGGCACTGGGCATTGGAAGACGTCAACTTTATCCAGTCCACGTTAATGTAACTATCGTCAAAATGGACCCTGATGACATTATCCCCGGGAACAAGATTCAAGGTTCCGCTACCGTTGACTTCGGCATAGGCATTCCAGTCGTCGGGCGTGCTGGGAACATCCACCGCCACCTCTCCAGCCACATTGTCCGCAGATACCGTGAACCGGGCTTTATTCGCCGCCCCCGTGGCCGCACGAGCCACCACGCTGAACTGCCCTTCGCATCGAATAACCAGCGAATAGGCATACCACTCCCCTGCCATGGTGTAGCCCACACCGTAGCCGTCTGTTCCCACCTTCACGATACCGGCATCGTCTGAGCGGTAACCGGTGGCTTCGCTGTCATCGTTCAAGGCGCTGTAGCCAACACCCTCGCCGCCCGGCATGTAGTCTTCCATTTCAAGCTTGTATTCAACAGAGCCCCCGATACTAGAATTGCTAGAAGCAGGCTGTGCGGCGGAACTGCTGGTGGGGGTAGAGGCACTGCTGGCGGGGGGTGTAGAACCACCACTAGAAATCACAATGTCTCCACCATTTGGGACAGCATCGAAATAGATGTAGCCATCCTTGATGGAGGTCGTAATGGCCTTGCCGCCCTGGGTTCCGCTGGCAGCGGTCCAATTATTGTCGTTCTTTATACGGAGCGAAAGGGGATACTCGTATTTGGAAACATCATTGGCAATAGTATGGGTCAGCTTGACCGTAATGGAACTTCCGCTAGTAGATGCCGTTGCCGTACTAGCATTGCGTTCCTTGATGTACATGGCAACATGACCCATCGGAGCGACCCAGATTTTACTGTCATTTTGCTTGGCATACTGGAGGCCGTCTTCCATAGCACTTGCATTGGTCGGAGAGTAATTCGCATAGCCGTTTGTTCCCGTTGTAAAGCCATGGGTGAGGAACGCGACCCAGCCGCCTTGCTGAACGGCCGTTTGCATATTGCCCTTGAAATCGCTGGTACCATTACTGCCCGTCATCATCGCAGGGACTGCAGCCCAGTTGCTCGGGCCATTCTTACCCATAATACTAGAGCCAGAATTACAAATTCTTCCGACGACATAATTCTGCAGGACCTGGGCATCGCCGGGAGTATTGCAGTTCGGGTATGCAAGCGTTACACAACCGTAGGGCTGCTGAATATTTTGGTTGATTTTTCCCTTGGATGAAGAAATCTCGTTAGCAGACATCGTTCCTTCGGGGTGGCTTTCGCTATGACTTGCGATTTCGTGACCGGCCGCGGCTAATTCCTTAACTCCACTCCAGGTAAGCATCCCATTAATATTACCGCCCGCCCAATTGGTAACGATATTGAAAGTTGCCTTGTAACCGTACTTTTCAAACATGGGCATAGCGATATCAACATCACTTTGCGGACCATCATCGAACGTGAAAGAAACTGCGGCTGTACGAAAGCCTGCCCAAGTACCGATTTCAACGGTTTGCGCTTCTGCTAGACCCGCAAGGGATAGTGAGAACACCCAACCCACCGCCATTACAAAAGAAAGATTCTTTTTCATGGTTCACCTTTTGGTTATGTCTATTAAGTAAAGATACATCCAATTTTGCAAAAAGGTGCAATCTTTTTTGTAAAATTTGGGATATATGCCCTTTTTTGCTATTTTTGGGCGGTGATTCAAATCCAGAACGTTTCCAAGTCATTCGGAGTCCAGGTCCTTTTGGACGGTGCAAGCCTGCTCATAGGCGACCACGAGCGGGTGGGCCTGGTGGGTCGTAACGGCTGCGGCAAATCGACGCTTTTCAAGATGATTCTCGGCCAGGAATGCCTGGACGGCGGAAACATCGACATTCCCAAGAAATACACCCTGGGCTACCTGCAGCAACATCTGAATTTTACACACGCCACTGTACACGAAGAGGCCTGCAGCGTGTTGAAGCCCAACGAAGACGGCTGGCTAGAAAAACACAAGGTAGAGGCGATTCTCTTCGGTCTCGGTTTCGATGAAGAATCCATGCACAAGAGCCCCATGCTCCTGTCGGGCGGTTTCCAGATTCGCCTGAACCTGGCGAAAGTGCTGGCCGCAGAACCAGACATGCTGTTGCTGGACGAACCCACCAACTACCTGGACATCGTCTCCATGCGATGGCTCAGCCGTTTTTTGCGCAGCTGGAAAGGCGAAGTGCTACTGATTACCCACGACCATCATTTTATGGACGAGGTCTGCACCCACACCGCAGGCATTTTCCGCCACAAAATCCGCAAGGTGAAGGGCTCCGTAGAAAAACTCCGGGAGACCATCGCCGAAGAAGAGGAAGTGGCCCAGCGCACGCAAGAAAACGAGGCCAAGAAAAAGGAACAGCTGGAAAAAGTCATCGAGCGGTTCCGCTACAAGGCCGCGAAGGCCGCCATGGTGCAATCCAAGATCAAGGCAGCGGCAAAGCTTGCCACCGGCGAGCGGCTCACCCACGAGCGCAATCTGGAATTCAGCTTTACCGAGGCGGGATTCCCCGGCAAGAGAATGCTGCAAATCAAGGGGCTCTCGTTTGCATACCCGAACAAGGGCGAAGACGGCAACCTGCAGGGAATGGGTCCCGAACTTATTACCGATTTGACCATGGAAGTTTTCAAG
Encoded proteins:
- a CDS encoding ABC transporter permease, giving the protein MLKQYPMLRYVLQKGFWYLLTFVVAVAINFTLPRMGENNPVDIIMGKAAQGLSPEEAKLKKEGLLKAFGMAELDDQGNVIYDPEVDANGQMKTVKVAKLDENGAPVLKTVKEVNEDGTPKMLERQVVDAEGNPVFEEKPVLDEKGKPVMEKDPKTKKKVAKVEQVPVMEQYQAERQDTVMVDEVVKKADPRLASGFSQFLVYIKNVFKGDLGISYSQYPKPVVDIIKESVPWTLLIQAPTIILGWIIGNLLGAFAAYKRGIFDKVFFPCAMFLNGIPFFVFGMLLVALFSITLGWFPAMGAYSPDITELSFSWGCIKSVGWYYILPFFSVFPILLSGQATGMRSMSIYELGTDYMKYAKWLGLREGKIISYVFRNAMLPQLTGLAQSLGTMVGGALITEMIFSYPGLGMAMLTAIQQNDYATIQGCTLMISTCVLVANFAVDVLIAVFDPRVKAGLQMGGK
- a CDS encoding ABC transporter substrate-binding protein, producing MIAMKSTAKMLLALSASGIVFSGCGSDQVEGALPRQETLYLSGQQWGAPATFNPLAESWMAAWPVGGRFNLVYEPLITYNTLNGQIEDLLGHLDEDLSNNDSIVVTLNPAAKWSDGVQVNSNDVKFIFTKGSINTSEQISDIHVDTLYAEPASEDSTAERKMIGERLAFIVNKAQRNNPLSVRDLLQAIRIAPAHVFEPLIAEKGLDEVKKLTMDKNPVVSGPYNIMSADPNKIILQRRDDYWGNAALHDGKLPAPKYVVHPIYKSNDANTIALTTGNLDASMSFVTRIWRKRGVHTWFNEPPYFAPGAMPMLMINTMKEPLNDKRFRRALATAIDYTAIRQFAVSNYTSTLKPGLIMPTGLEGKYINEEDAQKYGVNLAITDENERLSTVKQMLSEAGFKSVWKSDGTLDHMENAKGEKLPTLFITSPAGWTDWEAMVTIAVEGMRKAGIDVREGFVDGGQYWPAKGTGNFDLLMDKPSADVSPSLPWSRFNEVMSSRDWQPLGAWAGTNIGRYNQPGTPEFRPEVDQLMSAIPLMTDPEEIAKAYRELNKIFMEDQPSIPLVYLPEQFYEFSDRVWTNWPTAENPYAPPQLPWIASGTKILWNLKLAK
- the folD gene encoding bifunctional methylenetetrahydrofolate dehydrogenase/methenyltetrahydrofolate cyclohydrolase FolD, producing MAALILDGKALAKTTEEELSARVAKLKEKTGKTPILATILVGDDPASATYVKMKGNACARVGMESIRVVLPKNTTTEELLNKIQELNENRDVHGILLQHPVPRHIDERAAFEAIDARKDVDGVTCLGFGRMAMGEPAYGCATPAGIMRLLKAYNIPLAGKHAVVVGRSAILGKPMAMMLLNADCTVTICHSKTENLPEFVGQADILVGAVGKPEFIKKEWIKQGAVVVDAGYHPGGVGDIEKGLDDVASAYTPVPGGVGPMTINTLIYQSVESGEKYLG
- a CDS encoding polysaccharide deacetylase family protein → MKKNLSFVMAVGWVFSLSLAGLAEAQTVEIGTWAGFRTAAVSFTFDDGPQSDVDIAMPMFEKYGYKATFNIVTNWAGGNINGMLTWSGVKELAAAGHEIASHSESHPEGTMSANEISSSKGKINQNIQQPYGCVTLAYPNCNTPGDAQVLQNYVVGRICNSGSSIMGKNGPSNWAAVPAMMTGSNGTSDFKGNMQTAVQQGGWVAFLTHGFTTGTNGYANYSPTNASAMEDGLQYAKQNDSKIWVAPMGHVAMYIKERNASTATASTSGSSITVKLTHTIANDVSKYEYPLSLRIKNDNNWTAASGTQGGKAITTSIKDGYIYFDAVPNGGDIVISSGGSTPPASSASTPTSSSAAQPASSNSSIGGSVEYKLEMEDYMPGGEGVGYSALNDDSEATGYRSDDAGIVKVGTDGYGVGYTMAGEWYAYSLVIRCEGQFSVVARAATGAANKARFTVSADNVAGEVAVDVPSTPDDWNAYAEVNGSGTLNLVPGDNVIRVHFDDSYINVDWIKLTSSNAQCPEVIPVAKNLRLNSLSGPVQYQVFDINGHLLKSGTVSAQGGVQNLWSTASRGLSKGTYVLRYGNGSSTRSVQVRK
- a CDS encoding ABC-F family ATP-binding cassette domain-containing protein, whose amino-acid sequence is MIQIQNVSKSFGVQVLLDGASLLIGDHERVGLVGRNGCGKSTLFKMILGQECLDGGNIDIPKKYTLGYLQQHLNFTHATVHEEACSVLKPNEDGWLEKHKVEAILFGLGFDEESMHKSPMLLSGGFQIRLNLAKVLAAEPDMLLLDEPTNYLDIVSMRWLSRFLRSWKGEVLLITHDHHFMDEVCTHTAGIFRHKIRKVKGSVEKLRETIAEEEEVAQRTQENEAKKKEQLEKVIERFRYKAAKAAMVQSKIKAAAKLATGERLTHERNLEFSFTEAGFPGKRMLQIKGLSFAYPNKGEDGNLQGMGPELITDLTMEVFKGDRIAVIGPNGRGKTTLLNLIAKELQPTAGEISYNPNLQINYFGQTNINRLNLDNTVEEEIASAIEEVSQKSCARGLAGLMMFSGDAALKKVKVLSGGERSRVLLGKILASACNMLLLDEPTNHLDMESIESLIDALEDYEGTALVVTHDEELLHAFANRLVVFDGGTCRIFEGTYADFLEKVGWASEKKPGGANSANIKVSNIDVKGDSENAAPSAKEDRKARADYIAERSKVIKPLEKKLAKIEEDIAKAEALGGELEAKLVAASENGDGNAITAIAKDMDDNKKVVDSLYEDWEKTSAELESAKDRYPI